One Lucilia cuprina isolate Lc7/37 chromosome 4, ASM2204524v1, whole genome shotgun sequence DNA segment encodes these proteins:
- the LOC111689640 gene encoding uncharacterized protein LOC111689640 translates to MNENNYICFLQILYINIIELPKRYQLSFQLFNIMNFNKYLAFLAILILCVLGQQAAEAHHHHLFGNIGHELDKGVKQIEKVTEDVTSVSGDIQTVAGGIEKATKVVEAGSLAGAVAAAAA, encoded by the exons atgaatgaaaataactacatatgttttttacaaattctctATATAAACATCATTGAGCTTCCGAAAAGGTATCAGTTAAGTTTTCAATTGTTTAACATCATGAACTTCAACAAATACTTAGCTTTTTTGGCCATTTTGATCTTGTGTGTTTTGGGTCAACAAGCTGCTGAagcccatcatcatcatcttttcGGAAATATTGGTCATGAATTG GACAAGGGAGTAAAACAGATAGAAAAAGTTACCGAAGATGTTACTAGTGTTTCTGGTGATATTCAAACAGTTGCCGGTGGAATTGAGAAAGCAACGAAGGTAGTTGAGGCTGGTTCTCTTGCCGGTGCTGTTGCAGCAGCTGCCGCCTAG
- the LOC111690463 gene encoding uncharacterized protein LOC111690463, with translation MNFNKYFAFLAILVLCVLGQQAAEAHHHHLFGNIGHELDKGVKQIEKVTEDVTSVSGDIQTVAGGIEKATKVVEAGSLAGAVAAAAA, from the exons ATGaacttcaacaaatattttgcttttttggcCATTTTGGTCTTGTGCGTTTTGGGTCAACAAGCTGCTGAagcccatcatcatcatcttttcGGAAATATTGGACATGAATTG GACAAGGGAGTAAAACAGATAGAAAAAGTTACCGAAGATGTTACTAGTGTTTCTGGTGATATTCAAACAGTTGCCGGTGGAATTGAGAAAGCAACGAAGGTAGTTGAGGCTGGTTCTCTTGCCGGTGCTGTTGCAGCAGCTGCCGCCTAA